A window of the Anticarsia gemmatalis isolate Benzon Research Colony breed Stoneville strain chromosome W, ilAntGemm2 primary, whole genome shotgun sequence genome harbors these coding sequences:
- the LOC142986021 gene encoding uncharacterized protein LOC142986021 yields the protein MQKLSYCLDIQHAFTPVYHPEANPVERRNRDLKTQLAIFVEGDHRSWAERLPSIRYAENTSNCLSTGYSPAYLTFGRELRTYDDVKHDLRQIVLSENFIPEITPKLILLADTMKRAREVQEYKEETRKKTTDKHRRPAPAYQPGDFVMVAANVLSNAARYHTAKLAPRRDGPYTILRRHGPCSYEVAHPSEPKSCLDAADQESNRRFPSQQLVSSPGRLRDQRGRM from the exons ATGCAGAAACTTTCTTACTGTCTGGACATTCAACATGCCTTTACGCCGGTTTATCATCCTGAAGCAAACCCAGTTGAAAGAAGAAATCGAGACCTGAAAACACAACTCGCTATTTTTGTGGAAGGTGATCATCGCTCCTGGGCCGAGAGGCTTCCAAGCATTAGATATGCCGAAAACACATCGAACTGTCTAAGCACTGGATACTCCCCAGCATATCTTACCTTTGGCAGAGAATTGAGAACATACGATGACGTAAAACATGACCTTCGTCAGATCGTCTTATCGGAAAATTTTATACCCGAAATAACCCCTAAACTTATTCTATTAGCAGACACTATGAAGAGAGCCAGAGAAGTGCAAGAGTATAAAGAAGAAACAAGAAAGAAGACGACAGATAAACACCGACGTCCTGCTCCTGCCTACCAACCGGGTGATTTCGTCATGGTCGCAGCCAATGTCCTGAGCAACGCAGCTCGCTATCATACGGCGAAGCTGGCACCACGTCGCGACGGGCCTTACACCATCCTGCGACGACACGGGCCGTGCTCTTACGAAGTGGCCCATCCGTCAGAGCCTAAAAGCTGTTTGG ACGCGGCAGACCAAGAAAGCAACAGGCGGTTCCCGAGTCAGCAACTGGTCTCCTCGCCGGGACGTCTTCGGGACCAGAGGGGGAGAATGTAA